In Juglans microcarpa x Juglans regia isolate MS1-56 chromosome 1S, Jm3101_v1.0, whole genome shotgun sequence, the genomic stretch ATAAGATAAAAGAGTAACATTTCTTTTAAGTATAATAAGCTCGACACTTTgccattatttaaattattatttcaatgaACTGATCGGATCCATTAATTAATGTGCCGAATCTTTAACTTTGCAtgccaaaataaataagagtaGCACTACTCGATATTATCGttagttgtaaaaataatttttttttaattcacattttttttaatgtatttaaatattttttaaaaataaaaaaatacatcaatatatttaaaatcacttctatcatcattcagtaaaaaaaaaaaattaatagcaatgaaatagtttataaataaataaaaaataataaactatttataaataataaaataatctaaaaatatatgagaataattatattctcaaacGGACCATTTACAACCAGTAAAGACATATAAagaattaattcaaaaaattattttaattattcttttaaaggttatatttgTAAAACAAAGTGGGCTATAAAAGTATTGACCCACgccttaaaattattttaattattcttttagGACCACCAAGAAAGGTGATTCCTGAtagtgtaaattatatatattttataaaaataaatggatgAATCAATTAgaagtaattataatttttttgaatattaaatgttagtaaataaaatctaataatataaaattcataaattaatttttaagtattttttttaccaCATACGAAACAGTGACAATTGGGAAATTATTGCAACACACATGACGTGTTGgtgggtctaatattttgtcaATAAAACCCCCAAAAGGCATCTGatctgatctcatctcatcagaAGCATATATCTGACTGCTCTTAACCCCACTAAATTCAACAGTGTTTTCACTTTATCTCCCAACAAAAATTACAGCCACTGAATCATCCACGTGGCAAAACTATCCTCCGCAATAAATAACAAGGGGTTGATAACTGGTCCAAAAAAGCGAGGTGTGGAGGCTTGTGGGGTACCACGTCAATGACATGTTACCGGCTGGTCCGGTTGTGTGGCCCAGAACCTATAGGATAATGCggatgttaaattatttaaggGGTTTAAGCCACTGTTTTGCGTGGTTTTTCCAAGAGaaaccaaaatagaaaaaattttgaggGACAGTGTGAGGGAGAAACAGAGGCAATTGGAATTGTTTTCCTGTGGATTCGATTAGAATTTTCCTAGATCTTCTTGCATTTGCGGGAAATCTCTGGTCtcgatttttttctcttattcttattcttcttcttcttcttcttctccggAGTAAGAAAACTGTGTTCTCTGGAAAGTCCGCTGTTTGAACGTAATTGAGATGGACTTTAAACCGGATGTCTTTCTCTTTGAGGTGAGTAAATTGGGATTTTATGTAACTttgatgttttaatttgttgaaGTCGGGGCCTTTTGTCGTGATCGTAGTTTCGGATTTCCTTGGGATGTCATTTTGTTGGAAGTTACGGAAACCGAGTCATAGTTTGCTTAGCATGATGGAATCTGGTTGTGTCTGATTTTCTTGGATGATAATCTGGAAATTCTAAGCAAATGAAGTGTATCGGATTTGAAATTAGGCGGGGATCGGATCGTGAAAATTCCGTTCTGTTTGGTTGTGTTGAATTGGAATTCCTCATTTTTCGGAAtccttatttttaaaagaattccCTTTGGTTCTTTTTGGTTTCAAATACGTAGCAGTAAAGCAAACAGAGGTCCGTAATGGATTTGGCTTGTTTAATGTTGAATTTGCGCATTTAATACTATGCAACTCGACGTAGCTGAAAGTTGTTTTCTATGATTTCGGGTTTAGAGGATTCgtatatctttttaattatttctacaTTAAGCAACCAATGTCAAATTGGATTTGCACTCCATTTTCAAATTGGATGGTCCTGTTTTATGCATTGAAATCTTTATTAAACCGTCTGGGATTTGTTCTCGGATTTTGGGATCTGAAAATTGATTTGAGAATTGCTCTCGTGTGGATCTATCAAGGGGTCGTTTGGGTGCTAAGGTATTACAGGACGAAGACACGTGtatatactctctctctctctctctctcacacgcacacacacacacacattgcAGTAGAAGTATAGGCAACCTCCAGTTTACTGGCTTAACTTAATTGCTTGGCTTATTTGagttgtgtttttcttttcgtttggGAATTATGCCAATACTGGATAATTTTGATAAACTTGGAACtaatttgagattttattaccacccccccccccccccccccccaaaaaaaaaaaaagagcttttATTACCAAATCGTTGAACCACAAGTCATTTATATTTTCACTTAGctattttttaatggaaaaaggCGTTATTTGAACATACTTTTACATGGTTACGTAACTTTATTTTAGTGCTTGTCAGTAACCAATCAATTCCACTATgcacatattttttttgtgtgtaaaaaaaaatgtacgagTTATCTTGCTATGGCTACTGATAGGGTTCTGGGATTTAACtctgtttaatattttttccctGACAAATTAGAATTATGTTGACAATgggtctttttgtttttgggatttgatggCAGCGAGGAGGATTTGGGTGGTGAAGCTTCTTTGTGTTTGATGAGTTCTTATTGCCATGCATGTCTAAGATATGGTGTTTAAGAAGAGGCTAGATCATGCAATTAATGGCTTCCGGGCCCCCACTATACCTAGAGCTCCCAGATCTGTTAGAGTAAGAATTTTACAGCAATTCTAAGTTGTTCTGGTGTTTCCAGTATTGTATGTGCTGAATTCTGGTTCTAACTCTATAAATGCTGCTGATTGATTCCAGAGGAGGAGGCCTCTGTTTAATAAAGTCGAGAATAGTAGACTCTGTGCATTTGAATTACTGGCTTCTATAGCTGGCAAGTTATTGCAAGAAAGTGAAAGTTCTGCTTCTAGCAATGTGTCGGAAAGATTTGATCATGCCACTGGCAAAAATGTTAAACAGGAACATCAAGATGAGGACAAACCATTCAAGGCAGGGTGGATTTATCAGGGAAGATGTGGAGACGGTTCTTTTGCCTTTGAGGTGGCTTCGCAAAACATCTGTCACAAGTCCACCCTGAAGGAAAGTTGTTCACATGCTGATAGTGATGGGATCTTGCAATGCAATTCGATCATTAATAATTCTGATTGCTCTCTGAAAGTCAGTGCCAATGTGTCTGGGTTTGGAACAAAATATAGTGAAGTGGAGGGAGGCTCCTCTCATTTTGGGGAGTCTTTTGGCGCTAATGtaaataatgaaattgaaagacAGCAAGAGGTTCAGGGGTTGGAAACTGAAGGTGCTAATACATGCAGTTCAAAGGATTCAATGGAATTGTGTCAGAAACCCACTGCAGTAATCAACGCTGACAGTAATGTTGAATTGCCATTGCGCGAGGACCCTCCAGCAGATGCTTGTTTTTCCAGATATAGAAATAATGTTATGTTAGGTAGTAGAGATGATGACGAAAAATTTTCCAGATGCTTGAAACCTAGAACCCAGGCAAAAGATTTTAGGTCTCCATCACGTAGTGCAGAGCGAAGAATAAAGAAGTTTCTTACTTCCAGATACTGGAATGCAGCTCCAAAGTTGAAGGATTGTGAACTTTCTAGATCTGGTAGGCAGCTGATTAATTGTTTGATCCTAGTATGACTCATATTTATCCTATGCTTGTGTTTACAGTATATTTGGTCATTAATTCTAGTTCTTATTAATGAAGTTCATGATCTCTgcatttttagatttaaagcaGTTTTATCACAAGAGGAAACCCTCCAGCAACTGTGAAAGATATCAGCGTGACATGCtctttaaaaagagaaaaatgtttgACCAAAGCTCAGTAGTGATTTCTGTTGGTGGGTTCAGTAGTGAAAGTGTTTCTAATTCACCCAAGAAAGGCATGACTGAAGATAATGATGACTCAGCTACAATGTTGCATGGAGGTCCTTTTCTGCttattaattcattatttattgCCTCTTAGAGCTGTTGTGATTTGAGTCATTCTTAATAAATGTAGTTATTTTTGCAGCAAATGGGGTAAAAAAGGTGTCATCTTCAGTTATAGGACATGCGCCCTTCCATTCTAAGGATTCTCATGGTACTAGAGTGTTTGATGCTGATTTactcttttgattttgttttgttcttgcaTCCAGGAGTTCTGATGTGTTTATGTTTCTCTGTGCAGTGAAGTTTAGCATTAAGTCCTTCAGGGTGCCTGAACTTCTTATTGATGTCCCAGAAACTGCCACTGTTGGTACACTGAAGGTATGAAAACAATGGGACCTTCTTTTCATATTGATAATCATATTATatttagaaggaaaaagaatGTGTATATTGTCAGGGCTGAACATTACAAGTATTACTACCCTACATTTTTTTAAGACCCTACATTACAAGTATTATGACCCTATATGgtaaaatattctgaaaaagaTATCACCCATAAATCCTGTGCAGATCTATCATTGTTATCATTGAATTTTGCTTGTAGTTTCCACTATTCTTTTGTTAGTGATCGGGACAATTGCTTGTCTGTTGCAATTGCAATGGGTTGTCTTAAGTTAGTCGTTGgcatgtgtaattttttttcttgatttctaCATTATATTATggtatttcttttctctttttttgtagAGGACTGTTATGGAGGCAGTAACTTCTGTACTTGGAGGTGGATTATGTGTTGAAGTGCTTCTTCAAGGCAAGAGGGTTAGAGATGATAACAGGACACTATTGCAGACAGGAATCTCTAGTAAAGACAATCTAGATTCTCTGGGTTTTGAATTGGAGCCCAGTATCGTGCAAACTCCTCCACCTTTGTGCTCTAGCGACTTTCACCCTCTTTTGTCATGTGACTCTTCTC encodes the following:
- the LOC121246380 gene encoding telomere repeat-binding protein 4-like, which produces MVFKKRLDHAINGFRAPTIPRAPRSVRRRRPLFNKVENSRLCAFELLASIAGKLLQESESSASSNVSERFDHATGKNVKQEHQDEDKPFKAGWIYQGRCGDGSFAFEVASQNICHKSTLKESCSHADSDGILQCNSIINNSDCSLKVSANVSGFGTKYSEVEGGSSHFGESFGANVNNEIERQQEVQGLETEGANTCSSKDSMELCQKPTAVINADSNVELPLREDPPADACFSRYRNNVMLGSRDDDEKFSRCLKPRTQAKDFRSPSRSAERRIKKFLTSRYWNAAPKLKDCELSRSDLKQFYHKRKPSSNCERYQRDMLFKKRKMFDQSSVVISVGGFSSESVSNSPKKGMTEDNDDSATMLHGANGVKKVSSSVIGHAPFHSKDSHVKFSIKSFRVPELLIDVPETATVGTLKRTVMEAVTSVLGGGLCVEVLLQGKRVRDDNRTLLQTGISSKDNLDSLGFELEPSIVQTPPPLCSSDFHPLLSCDSSQLLTRSPGNTIVEISDPLVDPSVMNSGNHVESGHEIVSSHIDTADKTMPDSQALVALPAKSMEALTLIPLNQKTRHSELAQRRTRRPFSVSEVESLVHAVEKLGTGRWRDVKLRSFENADHRTYVDLKDKWKTLVHTARISPQQRRGKTVPQELLDRVLAAHAYWSQHPSKNHGKHQAGTLKILEAPADRHGVEDI